A genomic window from Elaeis guineensis isolate ETL-2024a chromosome 3, EG11, whole genome shotgun sequence includes:
- the LOC105041668 gene encoding cytochrome P450 78A11, with product MGLGACTDSSWWVFTLPAFLGADSLFCDRFLLLSSLFVALVSAGLLSWALSSGGLAWANGRSRRGVVPIPGPRGLPVFGIIFSLTGGLPHRVLASMARAGTDAATQLMAFSIGSTPAVVSSDPTVAREILSHPSFADRPVKRSARELMFARAIGFAPSGAYWRLLRRIASTHLFSPRRVAAHEPGRQADCAVMLAAVAEEQDRAGSVRLRPHLQAAALNNIMGGVFGRRYDVSRAGGDPEAEELKQMVREGFDILGAFNWSDHLPWLAHLYDPSRIKQRCTAIVPRVRELVSGIIAEHKKAGASQQDNADFVDVLLSLEGDEKLSHDDMIAVLWEMIFRGTDTTALLTEWAMAELVLHPDVQAKLRREIDAVVGSHRTVTDADVARMQYLQAVVKETLRVHPPGPLLSWARLSTDDVPLSNGMVVPAGTTAMVNMWAITHDAKVWARPEEFVPERFMVAEEGADVDVRGGDLRLAPFGAGRRVCPGKNLGIVTVGLWIARLVHHFEWAPADGAPVDLSEVLKLSCEMTNPLTVVAISRKNVMLC from the exons ATGGGTCTCGGAGCTTGCACCGATTCCAGCTGGTGGGTGTTCACTCTCCCAGCTTTCCTCGGCGCCGACTCCCTTTTCTGCGACCGTTTCCTCCTGCTGTCATCCCTGTTCGTGGCCTTGGTCTCAGCGGGCCTCCTGTCGTGGGCCCTCTCCTCCGGCGGCCTAGCCTGGGCCAACGGCAGGAGCCGCCGGGGCGTCGTCCCCATCCCGGGTCCCCGCGGCCTCCCCGTTTTCGGCATCATCTTTAGCCTTACCGGCGGGTTACCGCATCGCGTGCTCGCGTCCATGGCGCGCGCCGGAACCGACGCCGCCACCCAGCTCATGGCCTTCTCGATCGGCTCCACCCCTGCCGTGGTCTCCTCCGACCCCACCGTCGCCCGGGAGATCCTCTCCCACCCCTCCTTCGCCGACCGCCCCGTGAAGCGCTCGGCGCGGGAGCTGATGTTCGCTCGTGCCATCGGCTTCGCGCCGAGCGGGGCCTACTGGCGTCTCCTGCGCCGGATCGCATCTACCCACCTCTTCTCCCCCAGACGCGTCGCGGCCCACGAGCCCGGCCGTCAGGCTGACTGCGCGGTCATGCTCGCAGCCGTAGCCGAGGAGCAGGACCGTGCCGGCTCCGTCCGCCTCCGCCCGCACCTCCAGGCCGCGGCGCTGAACAACATCATGGGAGGCGTGTTCGGGCGGCGGTACGATGTGTCGCGGGCTGGCGGTGACCCGGAGGCCGAGGAGCTGAAGCAAATGGTGAGAGAAGGGTTCGACATCCTGGGGGCCTTCAACTGGTCCGACCACCTCCCCTGGCTTGCCCACCTCTACGACCCTTCCCGCATCAAGCAGCGATGCACCGCCATCGTGCCACGTGTCCGAGAGCTGGTGAGTGGCATCATAGCGGAGCACAAGAAGGCCGGAGCCAGCCAGCAGGACAATGCCGACTTTGTGGACGTGCTGCTCTCCCTGGaaggtgacgagaagctcagccATGACGACATGATCGCCGTTCTATGG GAGATGATCTTCCGTGGCACGGACACCACGGCGCTGCTGACCGAATGGGCCATGGCGGAGCTGGTCCTCCATCCGGACGTCCAGGCCAAGCTCCGCCGCGAGATCGACGCCGTCGTGGGGTCCCACCGCACCGTCACAGACGCCGACGTGGCGAGGATGCAGTACCTGCAGGCCGTGGTCAAGGAGACCCTCCGCGTCCACCCGCCGGGCCCGCTGCTCTCCTGGGCCCGCCTGTCCACCGACGACGTCCCACTCTCCAACGGAATGGTCGTCCCCGCGGGGACCACCGCCATGGTCAACATGTGGGCCATCACCCACGACGCCAAGGTCTGGGCGCGGCCGGAGGAGTTCGTGCCCGAGCGCTTCATGGTGGCCGAGGAGGGTGCCGACGTGGACGTGAGGGGCGGCGACCTCAGGCTGGCTCCTTTTGGCGCCGGGCGAAGGGTGTGCCCTGGGAAGAACCTGGGAATCGTGACCGTTGGCTTGTGGATCGCCAGGCTCGTCCACCACTTCGAGTGGGCCCCGGCTGACGGCGCACCGGTGGACCTCAGTGAAGTCCTCAAGCTGTCGTGCGAGATGACCAATCCGCTCACCGTCGTCGCGATTTCAAGGAAGAATGTCATGCTTTGTTGA
- the LOC105041670 gene encoding laccase-15 isoform X4 gives MMTVNGQFPGPTLYANRGDELVITVFNYAQENVTLHWHGVRLPRNPWSDGPEYVTQCPIQPGSSFIYTVTFTDEEGTLWWHAHSDYSRATVHGAIVIYPRRGTSYPFPKPSGEVILILGEWWKRDVSAVLETARETGADPTPSDAFTINGQPGDLYPCSKPGTFRMLVEPGKTYLLRMVNAAMEDALFVSIAGHLLTLVGSDASYTKPLTSDYILISPGETMDFLLTANQSPRNLYYMAARALSYEPVNNFDTTTTTAIVQYKSQYTSWSTNPLLPSLPFYNDTEAASKFAFSIRSLASTNWPINVPKRFDQRMVITVSVNEFECPPGSCQGPNGTRLASSLNNMSFVNPSIDILEAYYKGINGAFDTNFPSRPLYYFNFTAEYQPFALLKSRLATEVRILEYGTTVEMVFQGTSLVTAENHPMHLHGQSFYVVGWGFGNFNEEKDPLGYNLEDPPLKNTFGVPTNGWLAVRFTAYNPGVWFLHCHLERHLISGMDTVFIVKNGVDPGEKLLPPPPHMPPC, from the exons ATGATGACGGTCAACGGGCAGTTTCCTGGACCTACTTTATATGCTAACAGAGGAGATGAGTTGGTGATCACGGTCTTCAATTATGCACAAGAGAATGTGACCTTACACTG GCATGGAGTAAGGCTACCAAGGAATCCATGGTCGGATGGCCCCGAATACGTCACCCAATGCCCGATCCAGCCCGGATCCTCCTTCATCTACACCGTCACCTTCACCGACGAAGAAGGAACGCTTTGGTGGCACGCCCACAGTGACTACAGTCGAGCCACCGTTCACGGGGCCATCGTCATCTATCCCAGACGTGGGACCTCCTACCCCTTCCCAAAGCCCAGCGGAGAAGTCATCTTAATACTCG GAGAGTGGTGGAAGAGGGACGTGAGTGCAGTGCTTGAGACGGCCCGCGAAACCGGAGCAGACCCAACTCCCTCGGATGCGTTCACCATTAATGGACAACCCGGAGATCTCTACCCTTGCTCCAAACCAG GAACTTTCAGAATGCTTGTGGAACCTGGCAAGACCTACCTCCTCCGAATGGTGAATGCCGCAATGGAGGACGCCCTATTCGTCTCGATTGCCGGTCATCTGCTCACTCTCGTTGGGTCTGATGCGAGCTATACCAAACCACTAACCTCAGATTACATCCTGATAAGCCCAGGTGAGACCATGGACTTCCTATTAACGGCCAACCAATCCCCTAGAAACCTCTACTACATGGCAGCAAGAGCACTTAGCTATGAACCGGTCAACAATTTcgacaccaccaccaccactgcCATCGTGCAATACAAGTCCCAGTACACCAGTTGGTCCACcaaccctctcctcccatccctTCCCTTCTACAACGATACTGAAGCAGCTTCCAAGTTCGCCTTTTCAATCCGTAGTCTAGCGAGTACAAATTGGCCAATCAATGTTCCTAAAAGGTTCGACCAACGGATGGTGATAACAGTGTCTGTGAACGAGTTCGAGTGCCCACCTGGCTCATGTCAAGGACCTAATGGAACCAGGCTCGCATCAAGTCTTAACAACATGAGCTTTGTGAACCCCTCCATAGATATCCTTGAAGCGTATTACAAGGGGATAAATGGGGCTTTCGATACAAATTTTCCGAGCAGGCCCTTGTACTACTTTAATTTTACAGCGGAGTACCAGCCGTTCGCGCTTTTGAAGTCGAGGTTGGCGACTGAGGTTAGGATTTTGGAGTATGGGACGACGGTGGAGATGGTGTTCCAGGGCACGTCACTGGTGACGGCTGAGAACCATCCCATGCACCTCCATGGCCAGAGCTTTTACGTGGTGGGGTGGGGATTTGGGAATTTTAACGAAGAGAAGGATCCATTAGGATATAACTTGGAGGACCCTCCGCTGAAGAATACATTTGGAGTTCCAACGAATGGATGGCTGGCCGTCAGGTTTACAGCTTATAATCCTG GGGTGTGGTTCTTGCATTGCCATTTGGAGCGCCATCTTATCTCGGGAATGGACACTGTGTTCATAGTGAAAAATGGTGTAGATCCGGGAGAAAAGCTACTGCCTCCACCTCCTCACATGCCTCCGTGTTAA
- the LOC105041669 gene encoding large ribosomal subunit protein mL43 translates to MALRGVWQLQKLIVSYCDWGGSSRGIRAFMETHLPMFKENNPQLEVVTELTRGQHPHLKGLYRNHNQRVICVKNMTPEDILLHATRLRNALGRKVVKLRTRHVTKHPSAQGTWTTALEF, encoded by the exons ATGGCACTGCGAGGTGTTTGGCAACTTCAGAAATTGATAGTTAGCTACTGTGACTGGGGAGGAAGTAGCAGGGGGATCAG GGCCTTTATGGAAACTCATCTGCCGATGTTTAAGGAAAATAATCCACAGCTAGAGGTGGTAACAGAGCTTACTCGCGGTCAGCACCCTCATTTGAAAGGCCTCTATA GGAACCATAACCAGCGGGTGATTTGTGTCAAAAATATGACACCAGAGGACATACTATTGCATGCAACCAGGCTAAGGAATGCTTTGGGTAGGAAGGTCGTGAAGCTTAGGACAAGGCATGTCACCAAGCACCCAAGTGCTCAAGGCACGTGGACAACTGCGCTCGAATTTTGA
- the LOC105041670 gene encoding laccase-15 isoform X3 has product MGMESLLPLVMVVFYGLLFCPGWCDTYHHVFYVKEASYTRLCGTKKMMTVNGQFPGPTLYANRGDELVITVFNYAQENVTLHWHGVRLPRNPWSDGPEYVTQCPIQPGSSFIYTVTFTDEEGTLWWHAHSDYSRATVHGAIVIYPRRGTSYPFPKPSGEVILILGEWWKRDVSAVLETARETGADPTPSDAFTINGQPGDLYPCSKPGTFRMLVEPGKTYLLRMVNAAMEDALFVSIAGHLLTLVGSDASYTKPLTSDYILISPGETMDFLLTANQSPRNLYYMAARALSYEPVNNFDTTTTTAIVQYKSQYTSWSTNPLLPSLPFYNDTEAASKFAFSIRSLASTNWPINVPKRFDQRMVITVSVNEFECPPGSCQGPNGTRLASSLNNMSFVNPSIDILEAYYKGINGAFDTNFPSRPLYYFNFTAEYQPFALLKSRLATEVRILEYGTTVEMVFQGTSLVTAENHPMHLHGQSFYVVGWGFGNFNEEKDPLGYNLEDPPLKNTFGVPTNGWLAVRFTAYNPGVWFLHCHLERHLISGMDTVFIVKNGVDPGEKLLPPPPHMPPC; this is encoded by the exons ATGGGGATGGAATCGTTGTTACCTCTTGTGATGGTGGTGTTCTATGGGCTACTCTTTTGCCCAGGCTGGTGCGACACATATCACCATGTCTTCTAT GTGAAAGAGGCATCTTACACTCGGTTGTGTGGAACGAAGAAGATGATGACGGTCAACGGGCAGTTTCCTGGACCTACTTTATATGCTAACAGAGGAGATGAGTTGGTGATCACGGTCTTCAATTATGCACAAGAGAATGTGACCTTACACTG GCATGGAGTAAGGCTACCAAGGAATCCATGGTCGGATGGCCCCGAATACGTCACCCAATGCCCGATCCAGCCCGGATCCTCCTTCATCTACACCGTCACCTTCACCGACGAAGAAGGAACGCTTTGGTGGCACGCCCACAGTGACTACAGTCGAGCCACCGTTCACGGGGCCATCGTCATCTATCCCAGACGTGGGACCTCCTACCCCTTCCCAAAGCCCAGCGGAGAAGTCATCTTAATACTCG GAGAGTGGTGGAAGAGGGACGTGAGTGCAGTGCTTGAGACGGCCCGCGAAACCGGAGCAGACCCAACTCCCTCGGATGCGTTCACCATTAATGGACAACCCGGAGATCTCTACCCTTGCTCCAAACCAG GAACTTTCAGAATGCTTGTGGAACCTGGCAAGACCTACCTCCTCCGAATGGTGAATGCCGCAATGGAGGACGCCCTATTCGTCTCGATTGCCGGTCATCTGCTCACTCTCGTTGGGTCTGATGCGAGCTATACCAAACCACTAACCTCAGATTACATCCTGATAAGCCCAGGTGAGACCATGGACTTCCTATTAACGGCCAACCAATCCCCTAGAAACCTCTACTACATGGCAGCAAGAGCACTTAGCTATGAACCGGTCAACAATTTcgacaccaccaccaccactgcCATCGTGCAATACAAGTCCCAGTACACCAGTTGGTCCACcaaccctctcctcccatccctTCCCTTCTACAACGATACTGAAGCAGCTTCCAAGTTCGCCTTTTCAATCCGTAGTCTAGCGAGTACAAATTGGCCAATCAATGTTCCTAAAAGGTTCGACCAACGGATGGTGATAACAGTGTCTGTGAACGAGTTCGAGTGCCCACCTGGCTCATGTCAAGGACCTAATGGAACCAGGCTCGCATCAAGTCTTAACAACATGAGCTTTGTGAACCCCTCCATAGATATCCTTGAAGCGTATTACAAGGGGATAAATGGGGCTTTCGATACAAATTTTCCGAGCAGGCCCTTGTACTACTTTAATTTTACAGCGGAGTACCAGCCGTTCGCGCTTTTGAAGTCGAGGTTGGCGACTGAGGTTAGGATTTTGGAGTATGGGACGACGGTGGAGATGGTGTTCCAGGGCACGTCACTGGTGACGGCTGAGAACCATCCCATGCACCTCCATGGCCAGAGCTTTTACGTGGTGGGGTGGGGATTTGGGAATTTTAACGAAGAGAAGGATCCATTAGGATATAACTTGGAGGACCCTCCGCTGAAGAATACATTTGGAGTTCCAACGAATGGATGGCTGGCCGTCAGGTTTACAGCTTATAATCCTG GGGTGTGGTTCTTGCATTGCCATTTGGAGCGCCATCTTATCTCGGGAATGGACACTGTGTTCATAGTGAAAAATGGTGTAGATCCGGGAGAAAAGCTACTGCCTCCACCTCCTCACATGCCTCCGTGTTAA